In the genome of Desulfuromonas sp. DDH964, one region contains:
- the cadR gene encoding Cd(II)/Pb(II)-responsive transcriptional regulator, translating into MKIGELARRTDCRVETIRFYEMAGILPPPPRSTGNYRLYGKMHVERLLFIRRCRSLDMTLEEVRRLLQIRDTPLDDCSAVSALLDDHIRQVDVRIAELEQLRDQLHSLSLRCSGTRTAEQCGILQQLGSTEFNTDG; encoded by the coding sequence ATGAAAATTGGCGAACTGGCCAGGCGAACCGATTGTCGGGTGGAAACGATCCGCTTCTACGAAATGGCGGGAATATTGCCGCCGCCTCCGCGCAGTACCGGCAACTACCGCCTGTACGGCAAAATGCATGTCGAGCGCCTGCTTTTTATCCGCCGCTGCCGTTCGCTCGATATGACGCTGGAGGAGGTCAGACGGCTGCTGCAGATCCGCGACACTCCGCTGGACGATTGTTCCGCCGTCAGCGCACTCCTTGATGACCATATCCGCCAGGTCGACGTGCGGATCGCGGAGCTCGAACAGCTGCGGGATCAGCTCCATTCTCTCAGCCTGCGTTGCAGCGGCACCCGTACCGCCGAGCAGTGCGGTATTCTGCAACAGCTCGGCAGTACGGAGTTCAACACCGACGGCTAG